The Amaranthus tricolor chloroplast, complete genome genome has a window encoding:
- the rpl32 gene encoding ribosomal protein L32: MAVPKKRTSIYKKRIRKNLWKKKGHWAALKAFSLAKSIATGNSKSFFVRKISNQTLE, encoded by the coding sequence ATGGCAGTTCCAAAAAAACGTACTTCGATTTACAAAAAGCGTATTCGAAAAAATCTTTGGAAAAAAAAGGGGCATTGGGCAGCGTTAAAAGCCTTTTCTTTAGCAAAATCTATTGCTACTGGGAATTCCAAAAGTTTTTTTGTAAGAAAAATAAGTAATCAAACCTTGGAATAA
- the ndhF gene encoding NADH-plastoquinone oxidoreductase subunit 5: MEHIYQYAWIIPLLPLPVPLLIGAGLFFFPIATKNLRRIWAFSSISLLSIVMVFSMNLSIQQINSNFIYQYVWSWTINNDFSLEFGYLLDPLTSIMSMLITTVAILVLIYSDNYMSHDQGYLRFFAYMSFFNTSMLGLVTSSNLIQIYIFWELVGMCSYLLIGFWFTRPIAANACQKAFVTNRVGDFGLLLGILGLYWITGSFEFRDLFEIFNNLINANQVNSLFCILCAFLLFAGAIAKSAQFPLHVWLPDAMEGPTPISALIHAATMVAAGIFLVARLLPLFIVIPYIMYGISFIGIITVLLGATLALAQKDIKRSLAYSTMSQLGYMMLALGMGSYRAALFHLITHAYSKALLFLGSGSIIHSMETIVGYSPDKSQNMILMGGLTKHVPITKNAFLIGTLSLCGIPPLACFWSKDEILNDSWIYSPIFAIIAYFTAGLTAFYMFRIYLLTFEGHLNLFFKNYSGKKSSSFYSISLWGKKELKSINPKFPLLTLLTLNNKEKTHFFSKKPYQIDRNFRKMMRPFLTITDFANKNISLYPHESDNTMLFPLIVLILFTFFIGFIGIPFNKEEMDLDILTKWLNPSINLLHSNSNDSVDWYDFVINATFSVSIAYLGIFIAFLLYKPIYSSLKSFDLINSFDKKGQKRVFGDKILNIIYNWSANRGYIDAFYEIFLIKGVRALAELISAFDRRIIDGIPNGFGVTSFFVGEGIKYVGGGRISSYLFWYLFYVSIFLLIYYFVF; this comes from the coding sequence ATGGAACATATATACCAATATGCATGGATCATACCCTTACTTCCACTTCCAGTTCCTTTGTTAATAGGAGCTGGACTTTTCTTTTTTCCGATAGCAACAAAAAATCTTCGACGGATATGGGCTTTTTCGAGTATTTCGTTGTTAAGTATAGTTATGGTTTTTTCGATGAATCTGTCTATTCAGCAAATAAATAGTAATTTTATTTACCAATATGTCTGGTCTTGGACCATTAATAATGATTTTTCTTTAGAATTTGGCTACTTGCTCGATCCACTTACTTCTATTATGTCAATGTTAATTACTACTGTTGCAATTCTGGTTCTTATTTATAGTGATAATTATATGTCTCATGATCAGGGATATTTGCGATTTTTTGCGTATATGAGTTTTTTCAATACGTCGATGTTGGGTTTAGTTACTAGTTCAAATTTGATACAAATTTATATTTTTTGGGAATTAGTTGGAATGTGTTCATATCTATTAATAGGTTTTTGGTTCACAAGGCCTATTGCCGCAAATGCTTGTCAAAAAGCGTTTGTGACTAATCGTGTAGGAGATTTTGGTTTATTATTAGGAATTTTAGGTCTTTATTGGATAACAGGTAGTTTCGAATTTCGGGATTTGTTTGAAATATTCAATAACTTAATTAATGCTAATCAGGTCAATTCCTTATTTTGTATTTTATGTGCTTTCTTATTATTTGCTGGTGCAATTGCTAAATCTGCCCAATTTCCCCTTCATGTATGGTTACCCGATGCTATGGAGGGACCTACCCCTATTTCAGCTCTTATACATGCTGCTACCATGGTAGCAGCGGGAATTTTTCTAGTCGCTCGACTGCTTCCTCTTTTCATAGTTATACCTTACATAATGTATGGAATATCTTTTATAGGTATAATAACAGTACTTTTAGGCGCGACTTTAGCTCTTGCTCAAAAAGACATTAAGCGAAGTTTAGCTTATTCTACAATGTCTCAATTGGGTTATATGATGTTAGCTCTAGGTATGGGTTCTTATCGAGCGGCTTTATTTCATTTGATTACTCATGCTTATTCAAAAGCATTATTGTTTTTAGGGTCCGGATCTATTATTCATTCAATGGAAACTATTGTTGGATATTCTCCGGATAAAAGTCAGAATATGATTCTTATGGGGGGGTTAACAAAACATGTGCCAATTACAAAAAATGCTTTTTTAATAGGTACACTTTCTCTTTGTGGTATTCCACCGCTTGCTTGTTTTTGGTCCAAAGATGAAATTCTTAATGATAGTTGGATCTATTCGCCAATTTTTGCAATAATAGCTTATTTCACAGCTGGATTAACCGCCTTTTATATGTTTCGAATCTATTTACTTACGTTTGAAGGCCATTTAAACCTTTTTTTTAAAAATTACAGTGGAAAAAAAAGTAGTTCGTTTTATTCAATATCTTTATGGGGTAAAAAAGAATTAAAAAGCATTAATCCAAAATTTCCTTTATTAACCTTATTAACACTGAATAATAAAGAAAAGACTCATTTCTTTTCGAAAAAACCATATCAAATTGATAGAAATTTCCGAAAAATGATGCGACCTTTTCTTACTATTACTGATTTTGCCAATAAGAATATTTCTTTATATCCTCATGAATCGGACAATACTATGTTATTTCCTCTGATTGTATTGATTCTGTTTACTTTTTTTATTGGATTCATAGGAATTCCATTTAATAAAGAAGAAATGGATTTGGATATATTAACTAAATGGTTAAATCCATCTATAAATCTTTTACATTCAAATTCGAATGATTCCGTAGATTGGTATGATTTTGTGATAAATGCAACTTTTTCGGTGAGTATAGCCTATTTAGGAATATTTATAGCCTTCCTTTTGTATAAACCCATTTATTCATCGTTAAAAAGTTTTGACTTAATCAATTCATTTGATAAAAAAGGTCAAAAGAGAGTTTTTGGGGACAAAATATTAAATATAATATATAATTGGTCTGCTAACCGCGGTTATATAGATGCTTTTTATGAAATATTCTTAATTAAGGGTGTAAGAGCTTTAGCTGAACTAATTTCTGCTTTTGATAGACGAATAATTGATGGGATTCCGAATGGTTTTGGTGTTACCAGTTTTTTTGTAGGGGAGGGTATTAAGTATGTAGGAGGGG